Proteins found in one Apostichopus japonicus isolate 1M-3 chromosome 16, ASM3797524v1, whole genome shotgun sequence genomic segment:
- the LOC139983218 gene encoding uncharacterized protein — MKLYIIAALSLVFIVSCEAKIRSLWCYKCMGEQCNSPVDSTKNDVFITECDKGICYTQETINEGILVTTRGCYMRRSECVPGCRGIETHQNCEKCCEQNLCNSARSMTFNLFALITSLVIGAMLMRR; from the exons ATGAAGTTGTATATTATTGCTGCCTTATCACTCGTCTTCATCG TGTCATGTGAAGCAAAGATTCGTTCTTTGTGGTGCTACAAATGCATGGGAGAACAGTGCAACTCCCCAGTGGATTCTACAAAGAATGACGTTTTCATCACGGAATGTGATAAAGGCATCTGCTAC ACCCAAGAGACTATAAATGAGGGCATCCTCGTGACCACTAGAGGATGTTACATGAGAAGATCGGAGTGCGTTCCCGGATGTAGAGGCATTGAAACACATCAAAACTGCGAGAAATGTTGCGAACAGAACTTATGTAACAGCGCACGCTccatgacctttaaccttttcGCTCTTATTACAAGCCTTGTGATTGGAGCCATGCTAATGAGACGGTGA
- the LOC139983215 gene encoding peroxisomal carnitine O-octanoyltransferase-like, which yields MATAKTEKTFQFEEDLPSLPVPSLEDSLQNYLDSVKVVVTPEEYEKTRRIVKGFEVNIGPKLHAELTKRAEKSKNWLEEWWEKFAYLQSREPVAVLNGATAMDGVNMSMWPPRDGTQLKRASQAIWVASKYFLKLRREEDSVDRAPNGNPISMHQLRSLFCSCREPGVDCDKMRRYFKTASEGPCPNHVIVLCNGHIFRLEVFNEKEGLYGSNEILRQLVDIKRRCSPWQGQCIGVLTAAKRDQWGKAYNHMCSLSNQNADHFEVIRSAMFAVALDDETPRSHIQGMLAGVGGSNVQDRWYDKSYVQVIFESGVFIYTSDHTAFDGLAAFKLAIHNQGEYNVANIRCMGSEEIHESRDMPEELIFQTDDKVEEYKRLAVETYMEHSSTIDMVGSHIDCDRKWVKSKGFSPDAFMQMAIQLSYYTKYGRPGTCYETGATVMFYHGRTDTIRTCTEEMIDWCKAMLDKTKSRGEKIELMKAAHSKHHEITLQAISGGAFDRYLLGLYIISQEMGYDVPEIFLDETYTKSGGGGNFVLSTSQLGRFYQLGAVAPMVKNGYGVFYNLLAERYFATVVSYKTCPETDSMEFFDQIRHSLMVMIQLLREVPAKL from the exons ATGGCTACCGCCAAAACAGAGAAAACTTTTCAGTTTGAAGAAGATTTACCATCTTTACCTGTCCCATCTCTTGAAGATTCATTACAAAATTATCTTGACTCAG TTAAAGTGGTAGTAACACCCGAAGAGTACGAGAAGACACGAAGAATTGTTAAAGGATTTGAAGTCAACATTGGACCGAAATTACATGCAGAGTTAACGAAACGAGCAGAAAAATCCAAAAACTGG TTAGAAGAATGGTGGGAAAAGTTCGCATACCTCCAATCGAGGGAACCAGTTGCAGTTTTGAACGGCGCTACGGCAATGGACGGGGTTAATATGAGTATGTGGCCTCCACGTGACGGAACACAATTAAAGAGGGCGTCCCAGGCTATTTGGGTCGCTAGCAAATACTTCTTGAAGCTTCGAAG GGAAGAAGATTCTGTTGACAGGGCACCTAATGGTAATCCCATTTCTATGCACCAGCTGAGGTCTTTGTTTTGTTCCTGTCGAGAGCCTGGAGTAGATTGTGATAAAATGAGAAGATACTTCAAAACTG CAAGCGAAGGTCCGTGCCCTAATCACGTGATTGTTCTCTGTAATGGTCACATCTTCAGACTGGAAGTTTTTAACGAAAAGGAAGGGCTTTACGGATCAAATGAAATACTCCG GCAGCTGGTTGATATCAAGAGGAGGTGTTCGCCTTGGCAGGGTCAGTGTATTGGAGTACTCACTGCTGCCAAAAGAGACCAGTGGGGAAAG GCCTATAATCACATGTGTTCCCTTAGCAACCAAAATGCAGACCACTTTGAGGTGATTCGATCGGCCATGTTTGCTGTGGCATTGGACGATGAGACACCAAGAAGTCATATACAG GGTATGCTGGCTGGTGTAGGTGGCAGTAATGTGCAGGACAGATGGTACGATAAATCCTACGTACAGGTTATATTTGAGAGCGGCGTCTTTATATACACCTCTGAC CACACAGCTTTCGATGGCCTTGCAGCGTTTAAACTTGCCATACACAACCAAGGGGAATACAACGTGGCCAATATAAGATGCATG GGCAGCGAAGAAATTCACGAATCGAGGGATATGCCGGAAGAATTGATTTTTCAAACTGATGACAAAGTTGAAGAATACAAACGGTTAGCTGTGGAAACTTACATGGAACAC TCTTCAACCATTGATATGGTTGGCAGCCATATTGACTGTGACCGAAAATGGGTGAAGAGCAAAGGCTTTTCTCCGGACGCCTTTATGCAGATGGCGATACAATTATCATATTACACCAAATATGGAAG ACCAGGCACGTGTTACGAGACGGGGGCTACGGTCATGTTCTACCATGGACGCACGGACACTATTCGTACCTGTACCGAAGAAATGATTGATTGGTGTAAAGCGATGCTGGACAAAACAAAATCT AGAGGAGAAAAAATTGAGCTAATGAAAGCAGCTCATAGCAAGCATCACGAGATAACGTTACAAGCGATATCAGGTGGGGCGTTCGATCGTTACCTGCTGggattatatataatatcacaGGAGATGGGTTATGACGTACCAGAGATATTCCTAGACGAGACATATACTAAAAG TGGAGGAGGGGGTAATTTCGTTTTGTCGACTAGCCAGCTCGGTCGTTTCTATCAGCTTGGTGCTGTTGCTCCAATGGTGAAGAATGGTTACGGAGTTTTCTACAATCTGCTAGCAGAAAG ATACTTTGCTACTGTTGTAAGCTACAAAACCTGTCCAGAAACAGACAGCATGGAATTCTTCGACCAAATCAGACACAGCTTAATGGTTATGATACAACTGCTAAGAGAAGTGCCGGCTAAACTATGA